GATCTCCGCCATGGCTAAGTCATCGTGTGCGGGTCTCCAGCGCGGCGGGCCCCCGACTTCAGAAAGGCGTGGGCCCCGTGACCGAACAACGTGAGGTCACAAGGACGCTGAGCTCCTTGGCCACGAGGGAGGTCTCATGACCTCGGCGCCGCTGGGGCTGCAGGGCGCCTACCTCCTGGGTGAGCGCGCCAGCCACGACGAGCTCCGCTCCCGGCTCCTCGACGTGGCGGTGAACCTTCTCGAGTCGGACGGGGCCGACAGCCTGACCATGCGCAGGATCGCCGCGGAGGCGGGCTGCACGACGACCGTCATCTACACGATGTTCGGCAACAGGGAGGGGCTGGCGGAGGCGCTCTATCTGGAGGGGTTCGAGCGGTTCCGCCGTTTCCTGGAGGCGGTGCCGGCGCGGCGCAGCCCGTTCGAGCACCTGACCGCGCTCGGGCCCGCGTACCGGGAGGCGTGCCTGGCCGAGCCCGGCTTCTACAGCCTGATGTTCGAACGGGCGATCCCCGGCTTCGAGCCCAGCGAACGCGCCAGGACCCTGGCCCGCGCGGCCCTGAACATCCTCGACCGCGTGATCGCCGACTGCATCTCGGCCGGTTACCTGATCCCGACCCAGCCCCGCAAGATCGCGGACGCGCTCTGGGCGGGCGCCCAGGGGGCTATCAGTCTGGAACGCGCCGGTCACCTGCGTGACGGGAGCACGTTCGAGGCGGTCACGACGGCGATCATCTGCTGCTACCTGGTGGAGAAACAGGAGTAACACCGCCGCCCCCTGTAAGCTCCAGCACACGGACAAGGGGGGACATCGTGAATCGTCGTCGTGCTTACGCCCTGGCGCTCGCCGCATCGGCGCTGGCCGTCGGCATGGGCGCGGCACGGCCGACCCCGACACCGACCGCCACCCCCACTCTGGCGCCCACGCTCACCCCCACGCCCTCGCCCAGCCCGAGCGCGACGCAGAGCGACGGCACGCTGCAGATCCTCACCTACCGCGGCTACGCCGAGTACGGCGGCATCAGCCCCAAGGCCAACTGGGTGGGCACGTTCGAGAAGGAGACCGGCTGCCGGATCGCCAAGCTCGACACCGTGCAGACCGCGGAGGACATGGAAAAGGCCGACACGCGGCCCTACGACGTGATCTCCGCAGGCCCCGTGCTGGCCGCCGACCTGATCGAGCGCAAGCAGGTGCAGCCCATCGAGCCGGCCAAGGTGACCGGGTACGACGACATCGACGAGCGCTTCCGCGACATGTCCACCGTGTCGGGCAAGGTGTACGGGGTGCCGTACCTATGGGGCTATCACGAGTTCGTCTACGACTCGGCCAAGGTCAAGCCCGACATCAAGCAGGCGTTCGCGTCCGACCGCGTGGCCCTCAGGGACACCCCGCTCACGATCGCCGACACCGCGCTGGCCGACGGGTCGGTGAAGGAGCCGTTCGAGCTGACCAAGGACCAGTTCGACGGGGCGATGGCCCTGCTCGAGCAGAGCAAGGGCCGTACCTACTGGAAGAACCCGCTCGACCTGGTCCAGGGGTTCGCCACCGGGGCGCTCGACTACGCCCAGGCCACCCCGTACTACCGCCTGCTCCTGCAGCAGGCCGGAATGCCGGTCAAGACGCTCAAGACGGACAAGACCACCGGATGGGTGGATTCCTGGATGCTCGGCGCGAGCGTCTCCGACACCACGTGCGCCTACCGATGGCTCAACTGGATGACCGACCCGGACGCGCAGCGTGACGCCGCCGCCTGGGTGGGGCTGGCCCCGGCCAACGTCAAGGCGTGCAAGGGGCGGGCCAAGCTGATGTGCGATACGTACGGGCGGGGCAAACAGCTGGACCGCGTGGACTTCGCCGTTCGGCCACCCGGGGGTTGCCGGGCGGATGACGGGGAATGCACTGAATACAAGGCTTGGACCGACAGGTGGGAGAAGCTCGCCAAATGACGGTGACGCGGGCGCGCCCGCTTCCCCCCGCTGGGCGCCGCCCGTAGGGACGCCCCGGGCCTTCCCCCTCGTCCCGGGGCGTCTCGTTTCGCCGTGGTCAGCGGTCTTGGTCAGCGGGCGTGGTCAGCAGGCGTGGTCAGCGGGCGTGGTCACCGGGCTGGGAACGCCACGACGGTGGCCGTAGGAGCGGGAACGAGTGCCTCGGCGCAGTCGCCGCAGGCCAGGACCGACGAGTTGTCGGGTAGCACGCCCACGCGCACGCGCGGACGCGGCCATCTCTTGTGGCAGACGACGCAGGCGTCGCCGTCGCGCTGGGCCCCGGTGAGGCCTTCAGGGTCGAACGTCAACATACTCTGCGCCGATCTGGTCGGACTCCAGTTCATCACGCTCCCTGCAGCCATCGCCCATCCGTATGTCGCAACCGTTATAACCCTGACCGAGGCCGTGAGGGATCAGCTGAGCGTCAAGTCAGGGTGAATTCTCTACCCGACGGACGCCAGTTACACCACAAAATCGGGCATCCAGCCGCAAGCCGGATGCCCGATTGGTGGGGGTTTCCTCTAGAGTTCGGCGATCGCCTTCTCCAGGATGCCGAGGCCCTCCTCGAGCAGGTGCTCGGGGATGACGAGCGGAGGCAGGAAGCGCAGCACGTTGCCGTACGTGCCTGCCGTCAGCACCAGCAGGCCCTCGGCGTGGCAGCGCTTGACGACCTCCTGCACGGCGGTGGGGTTCGGCTCCTTGGTGCCCGGCTCGACCAGCTCGATCGCGATCATCGCGCCGCGGCCGCGGACGTCCCCGATCACACCGAAGCGCTCCTGGAGCGCCTTGAGCCGGGGCAGCATGATCTCGCCGATGCGGCGGGCCTTCGCGACCAGGTCCTCCTCCTCAATGGTCTCGAGTACGCCGAGCGCGGCCTCGCAGGCCAGGGGGTTGCCGCCGTACGTGCCGCCCAGACCGCCGACGTGCACCCTGTCCATGATCTCCGCGCGCCCGGTCACGGCGGCCAGCGGCAGACCGCCCGCGATGCCCTTGGCGGTGGTGATGATGTCGGGTACGACGCCCTCGTCCTCGCAGGCGAACAGGTCGCCCGTCCTGGCGAAGCCGGTCTGCACCTCGTCGGCCACGAACACGATGCCGTTGGCCCGGCAGAACTCCGCGATCCGCGGCAGGAAGCCCCGGGCCGGCACGATGAAGCCGCCCTCGCCCGCGATCGGCTCGATCACCACGGCGGCCACGTTGTCGGGCCCGATCTGCTTGGTGATCAGGTCGATGGCCTCCGCCGCGGCCTCCTCGGCGCAGTTCTCGGGGCCGGTCGGCCAGCGGTACGGGTACGCCAGCGGCACCCGGTACACCTCGGGCGCGAAGGGGCCGAAGCGGTGCTTGTACGGCATGTTCTTGGCCGTCAGCGTCATGGTGAGCAGCGTGCGGCCGTGGTAGCCGTGGTCGAACACGACGACGGCCGGCCTGCCGGTGGCGTGCCTGGCGATCTTGACGGCGTTCTCGACGGCCTCGGCGCCCGAGTTCACCAGGAACGTGCGCTTCTCGTGGTCGCCCGGCGTCAGCTCGTTCAGCTTCTCGCACACCCGGACGTACGACTCGTACGGGGTGACCATGAAACACGTGTGGGTGAAGTCGGCGACCTGCTTCTGGACGCGCTCCACGACCTTGGGGGCGGCGTTGCCGACGTTCGTCACGGCGATGCCGGAGCCGAAGTCGATCAATGAGTTCCCGTCGGCGTCCTGCACGACTCCCCCGCCGGCGCGGGTGACGAAGACCGGCAGCGTGGTGCCGATGCCGGGCGGTACGGCGGCCTGCTTGCGGGCCAGCAACTCCTGCGACTTGGGGCCTGGGATCGCGGTCACGACGCGCCGCTCCTGGGGAATGCTCATGGCTCGACGCTACGGCGGGCTCTCACCTGCGCCGATACGTCGATATGTACCATTGAACTGGTCGTCTTTGCCAGAATGGACAAAAATCCGCATGCCGCCTCCGCTCCACACCGTCATACGCCGCATGGGCCTCCAGCCGGTGGCCGGCATCCTTGGCGGTGTGGGCCGGCTGGACGCGGTGGTGCGGTGGGTCGCGGTCAGCGAGCTGGCGGACCCGACGCCGTACCTGGAGGGCGGGGAACTCCTTCTCACCACAGGCATGCGGATGGAAGGCGACCAGTCCCAGTATGTCGCCCGCCTGGTCGCCCGCGGCGTAGCGGGGCTCGGTTTCGGCGTCGGCGTCTCGCACGAGGAGGTGCCGCCCGCCCTGGTCGCGGCCGCCGACGAGGCCGGTCTGCCGCTGCTGGAGGTGCCGCGCGAGACCCCGTTCATCGCGGTCGGCAAGGCGGTCAGCGAGCTGCTGGCGGCCGAGCAGTACGAGGAGATCACCCGCGCCTTCGCCGCCCAGGGCCGCCTGACGCGGGCGGCGCTCCGGCCGGAGGGCATGCACGCGGTCATCGACCGGCTCGCCAAGGAGGTCGGCGGCTGGGCGGCGCTGTTCGACGAGTCGGGCGAGGTCCGCCACGCCTCCCGCGGCGCCCACACGGACGCCGTCGTCGCCGAGCTCACCCGCCTCCGCACGGGCCGCCCCCCGGCCGGGCATGGTGACCGCCGCGGCCCCGGACACGTCGGGGACGAGGACCACGGCGATACCGCGCACGTCCGCGATGGTGCCGCCCATGAGGACGGGAGCATTACACAGGACGCGACGCCCGAAGGTGTGGGCATCGCACGCACCACCCGCGACACGACGCACGCACGACGGGGCGCCGCCGCGGGCGCGGCCGGCGGCGGGACGCGTGCGAGCGGAGGCGGGACGCGGACGGGCGGGCTCCCCGCACCTGGACCCGGAGGAGCCGCTGAGCGCGCGGGTGGGGGTGCCGGGCGAGCCGGCTGGGGTGCCGGGCGGGCGGGGCCGTTGCCTGCCAGCCTGGCGCTGTCGGGTCCCGGTGAGCACATCGTGGTGCAGCCACTGGGCGGAGGGGCGCGTCCGCGCGGATTCTTCGCCGTCGGCGCCCAGGAGCCCTTCTCGCCGGTCACCCACACAGTGATCAACGCCGCGGGGTCCCTGCTCACCCTGGCCATGGAGCAGGGCAGGACCCAGCTCAACGCCGTTCGGCGGGCCCGCTCCGCCGTACTGCAGCTGCTGCTGGCCGGTGAGAAGGAGCGGGCGCGGGCGGTGCTGAGGCCACTCGGCGGGTGGCTGCCCGAGGAGCCGTTGGCGGTGCTGGCGGCCGACGCCGACGCGCTGGAGGCCCTGGAGTCGCACGCGTTCGCGGCGCTGCTCGATGACGACGCGCCGGGCTCCCTGGCCGTGGCGCTGACGGACAGCACGACGGCGGACAGCATGACGGCGGACGGCATGACGGCGGACAGGGCGGCGCTGGAGCCGGAGGTGCCCGTGGGTGTCAGCCTGCCGTGCCGTTACGCCCCTGAGGCCCTGCACGGCGCGCTGGACCAGGCGAGGCGCGCGCTGGAGGCCGCCAGAGGCGGCGGCCACGACTTGCGAGCGGGCGCGGGGCGGGTGGTGCGGTTCGGGGAACTGGCCGGGCAGGGCCTGATCGGGCTGCTCGACCAGACCGTCGTGCAGGCGTTCGCGGCGGCGCTGCTGGCCCCCCTCACCGCGTACGGCTCCAAACCCGACCTGGTCGGGTCGCTCCGCGCGTACCTGGACAGCAACGGCCACTGGGACGCGGCGGCGCAGCGGCTCGGCGTGCACCGCCACACCCTGCGCTACCGCATGAAACGCGTCACCGAGCTGCTGGGCCGCGACCTGGACGACCCCGGAGTGCGAGCCGAGCTCTGGCTCGCACTCGAGGCCACCCGTCGATGACGGTCACTTGTTGGTGGGGAAGCCCAGGTTCACGCCGCCGTGGGAGGGGTCGAGCCAGCGCGAGGTGACGACCTTGCCGCGGGTGTAGAAGTGCACGCCCTCGGTGCCGTGCACGTGCGTGTCGCCGAAGAGCGAGGACTTCCAGCCGCCGAAGCTGTAGAAGGCCATCGGCACCGGGATGGGCACGTTGATGCCGACCATGCCGACCTCGACCTCGTTCTGGAAGCGCCTGGCGGCGCCGCCGTCGTTGGTGAAGATCGCGGTGCCGTTGCCGTACAGGCCGCCGTTGATGATCTCCAACCCCTCCTCGTACGAGGAGACCCGCACGATCGACAGGACCGGCCCGAAGATCTCGTCCTCGTGCGTGCGCGAGCCCGGCGGGACGTGGTCTAGCACGGTCGGGCCGAGCCAGAAGCCGGGCGTCTCCGCGGCCTTGCCGCCGCCGAGCACGGCCGTCTCGCGGCCGTCCACGACCAGCTTGGCGCCCTCCTCGACGCCGAGGTCAAGGTAGGAGGCGACCTTGTCACGGTGCACCTCGGTGACGAGCGGTCCCATCTGGGACTTCGGGTCGTCGCCCGGGCCGATCACCAGCCCGTCGACCCGCTCGACGATCTTCTGTACGAGCTCGTCGCCGATCGGGTCGACGGCCAGCACGACGGAGATCGCCATGCACCGCTCACCCGCCGAGCCGAACCCCGCCGACACGGCCGAGTCGGCCACCAGGTCGAGGTCGGCGTCGGGGAGGACGAGCATGTGGTTCTTGGCGCCGCCGAGTGCCTGCACGCGCTTGCCGTGCGAGGTGCCGGTCTCGTAGACGTACCTGGCGATCGGGGTGGAGCCGACGAACGACACGGCCCGCACGTCGGGGTGCTCGAGCAGCCGGTCCACGGCAACCTTGTCGCCCTGCACGACGTTGAACACGCCGTCGGGCAGCCCGGCCTCCTTCCACAGCCGCGCCATGAGCAGGGACGCCGACGGGTCCTTCTCCGACGGCTTGAGCACGAACGCGTTCCCGCACGCGATCGCGACCGGGTACATCCACATCGGCACCATGGCCGGGAAGTTGAACGGCGTGATCCCGGCCACGACACCCAGCGGCTGGCGGATCGAGTAGGAGTCGACCCGGGTCGAGACACCCTCGGAGAAGCCGCCCTTGAGCAGGTGGGGAATCCCGCAGGCGAACTCCACGACCTCCAGGCCCCGGGCCACCTCGCCGAGCGCATCGGAGTGGACCTTGCCGTGCTCGGAGGAGATCAGCGCGGCCAGCTCGTCGCGGTGGGCGTACATGAGCTCGCGGAAGCGGAACAGCACCTGTGACCGCTTGACCAGCGACGCGTCCCGCCAGGCGGGGAAGGCCGCGACGGCGGCCGCCACGGCCGCGTC
This genomic interval from Nonomuraea helvata contains the following:
- a CDS encoding TetR/AcrR family transcriptional regulator, whose protein sequence is MTSAPLGLQGAYLLGERASHDELRSRLLDVAVNLLESDGADSLTMRRIAAEAGCTTTVIYTMFGNREGLAEALYLEGFERFRRFLEAVPARRSPFEHLTALGPAYREACLAEPGFYSLMFERAIPGFEPSERARTLARAALNILDRVIADCISAGYLIPTQPRKIADALWAGAQGAISLERAGHLRDGSTFEAVTTAIICCYLVEKQE
- a CDS encoding extracellular solute-binding protein encodes the protein MNRRRAYALALAASALAVGMGAARPTPTPTATPTLAPTLTPTPSPSPSATQSDGTLQILTYRGYAEYGGISPKANWVGTFEKETGCRIAKLDTVQTAEDMEKADTRPYDVISAGPVLAADLIERKQVQPIEPAKVTGYDDIDERFRDMSTVSGKVYGVPYLWGYHEFVYDSAKVKPDIKQAFASDRVALRDTPLTIADTALADGSVKEPFELTKDQFDGAMALLEQSKGRTYWKNPLDLVQGFATGALDYAQATPYYRLLLQQAGMPVKTLKTDKTTGWVDSWMLGASVSDTTCAYRWLNWMTDPDAQRDAAAWVGLAPANVKACKGRAKLMCDTYGRGKQLDRVDFAVRPPGGCRADDGECTEYKAWTDRWEKLAK
- the gabT gene encoding 4-aminobutyrate--2-oxoglutarate transaminase, yielding MSIPQERRVVTAIPGPKSQELLARKQAAVPPGIGTTLPVFVTRAGGGVVQDADGNSLIDFGSGIAVTNVGNAAPKVVERVQKQVADFTHTCFMVTPYESYVRVCEKLNELTPGDHEKRTFLVNSGAEAVENAVKIARHATGRPAVVVFDHGYHGRTLLTMTLTAKNMPYKHRFGPFAPEVYRVPLAYPYRWPTGPENCAEEAAAEAIDLITKQIGPDNVAAVVIEPIAGEGGFIVPARGFLPRIAEFCRANGIVFVADEVQTGFARTGDLFACEDEGVVPDIITTAKGIAGGLPLAAVTGRAEIMDRVHVGGLGGTYGGNPLACEAALGVLETIEEEDLVAKARRIGEIMLPRLKALQERFGVIGDVRGRGAMIAIELVEPGTKEPNPTAVQEVVKRCHAEGLLVLTAGTYGNVLRFLPPLVIPEHLLEEGLGILEKAIAEL
- a CDS encoding PucR family transcriptional regulator, which translates into the protein MPPPLHTVIRRMGLQPVAGILGGVGRLDAVVRWVAVSELADPTPYLEGGELLLTTGMRMEGDQSQYVARLVARGVAGLGFGVGVSHEEVPPALVAAADEAGLPLLEVPRETPFIAVGKAVSELLAAEQYEEITRAFAAQGRLTRAALRPEGMHAVIDRLAKEVGGWAALFDESGEVRHASRGAHTDAVVAELTRLRTGRPPAGHGDRRGPGHVGDEDHGDTAHVRDGAAHEDGSITQDATPEGVGIARTTRDTTHARRGAAAGAAGGGTRASGGGTRTGGLPAPGPGGAAERAGGGAGRAGWGAGRAGPLPASLALSGPGEHIVVQPLGGGARPRGFFAVGAQEPFSPVTHTVINAAGSLLTLAMEQGRTQLNAVRRARSAVLQLLLAGEKERARAVLRPLGGWLPEEPLAVLAADADALEALESHAFAALLDDDAPGSLAVALTDSTTADSMTADGMTADRAALEPEVPVGVSLPCRYAPEALHGALDQARRALEAARGGGHDLRAGAGRVVRFGELAGQGLIGLLDQTVVQAFAAALLAPLTAYGSKPDLVGSLRAYLDSNGHWDAAAQRLGVHRHTLRYRMKRVTELLGRDLDDPGVRAELWLALEATRR
- a CDS encoding CoA-acylating methylmalonate-semialdehyde dehydrogenase; the encoded protein is MKSVNHWINGALADGDARTAALYNPATGEVSGHVALASAADVDAAVAAAVAAFPAWRDASLVKRSQVLFRFRELMYAHRDELAALISSEHGKVHSDALGEVARGLEVVEFACGIPHLLKGGFSEGVSTRVDSYSIRQPLGVVAGITPFNFPAMVPMWMYPVAIACGNAFVLKPSEKDPSASLLMARLWKEAGLPDGVFNVVQGDKVAVDRLLEHPDVRAVSFVGSTPIARYVYETGTSHGKRVQALGGAKNHMLVLPDADLDLVADSAVSAGFGSAGERCMAISVVLAVDPIGDELVQKIVERVDGLVIGPGDDPKSQMGPLVTEVHRDKVASYLDLGVEEGAKLVVDGRETAVLGGGKAAETPGFWLGPTVLDHVPPGSRTHEDEIFGPVLSIVRVSSYEEGLEIINGGLYGNGTAIFTNDGGAARRFQNEVEVGMVGINVPIPVPMAFYSFGGWKSSLFGDTHVHGTEGVHFYTRGKVVTSRWLDPSHGGVNLGFPTNK